The genomic stretch CCTGAGCTGCAAAATCAGCATCCGAATCCTGTGCAATACTCATATCCAGTTTCTTTACAGCAGTCACTTGGCCTTCGCCGGTCTTGTAAAAAGTACGAAAAACTGAGGCGTAACAACTTTTTGCAATCAGTGACATGTGATTGAAGTTGTTGGTCGCCTCGTTTAATTCATCCATCGAGTAAACCTTCACTCCACCTTCACCTACGGCCACAACAGAAGCTTCTTCTGGCTCCTCTTGAAGCGACTCTAGACCCATTACCATAATTCTCATGTTTGGCCTAAAATCCGGCTCATATTGAATGCACAACTCTGCTAATGCTGCCACCTTAGCCACGGCTTTTGTAGGAAAGTCGCCGTTAAGCTTAGGATCAACGATTTGCTCCACTTTGTCTGCGCTTAAAAAGGGAGTCGCCTGGTTTTTAACATTGTCAGCAGCGGAATCAATATTGGGAAACGCGATAAATCCGATTATGAAAAAAAgaaagggatattctctcgtgtacccctgaactttttcgttttctaaggtgtacctctcgtttttcacaaaaaaactttgaccgataATAATTTTCTGTTACGAGTTCAaaaaacggtaatttttttttcaaatcaattatctcgttaaggccttgaatttgaaaaaaaaaaatcaccgctttttgaactcgtacCCGGTAGTTTTGGTTTGTCAaacttttttaacgaataaactttgaccgaccataattcccgactacgagttcGGACGTcggtgatttttttttcaaatttaagaTCTCTTAAAGACggacaatttgaaaaaaaagtttacCGTATTCTCAACTTGTAGGTTGTAGCCAGTTATTGACAGTCAAAGTTTTTTTTACAAGAAAAGAGGGGTACATTATCTTAGAAAatgaggggtacacgagagaatatcacAAAAAGAAAAGTACCCAAGAAACAAGGCTTTGTTGCCCTTTTGGCAATGTATAATCTACTGCCTTTCTTCCTGTCAAAAGCTCTAAGAGAATGACACCGAAACTGTACACATCACTTTTCTCCGTCATTTTCCCTGTCATGGCACACCTGTTTCAGAAAACAAGGAGAAGTCAGACCGTTTCATCTATGTTTAATTTAGTGTTTCTCGAAAGACAGTAGAAGAAGAGTGCGCGCGCGTACTCTGGGCCATTGTAGCCATTTGATCCAGGGGATCTGGTACAAGGTGCTGTGCTGTCTGGCACCGCtcttttcaaatcaaaatcagCAATTTTGGACCTGTAGTCGTAAAACAAGAGGACGTTGCTTGATCTAACATCGCCATGAACAATAGGTGGATCAATCGTCTCATGGAGGTACTCGAGACCTTTGGCAGCACCGTAGGCAATTTTAGCTCTTTGAGCCCAAGTTAGAATCGGTCCTGGCTCTGCGCCTTCTATTCCTTTCCTCCCTGACCATAGAAAATCAAACCGATAATAAAACAAATACAAACTTCGTCTGATTTTAAACAAAAGTAAACAAACGTTTGTCACCaggaaaatgttttttttttttttttttttttttttttttttaacagctCATGAGGAAAATGTTATGTACCGTGTAATACATCATGTAAGGAACCAAGACTCCCAAACTCGTAAACCAAGTATCTTTTATCGTTTTCCATACAGTAACCCATTAACCGCGTTACATGCTCATGTTGCAGTGTAAAGAGCACATTCACCTGCCAGAAACAACCAAACAAGTAAATTTAACTGATTTGCAGGCAGTGCCAGAACCAAGATTCGTTAATTTTCAGGGGACGAACTATTACTAAAATTAGACCTGTACTCGGGCCGGGCTAGGGCCGGGTCGGGCTGGCCGGGTCGGGCTCTCTTAGTCAGACCCAGGCCAGGCCAGGGGAGGGGCATGCTTGGCCGGGTCGGGCCGGGCTGGGATATGCTTGACCAGGCCCCAGACCCGAGGCGGGCCAAGAGCGGGCTGGGCTGACGGGCCTTAccaatttatttttatttcttattatttttggtaaaaTGGCAGGCCAAGACCGGACCGGGCtgaaattttaggaccagaaccAGGCCCGGGGCCAAGGCGGGCCACGGCCGGGTCGGGCCAATTTGCATGAAATAACGGGCCAAGGCGGGCCGGGTCAGCCCGTGCTGATGGCCAACTCTAACTAAAATAAAGTAAAttagaaatgaaaataaaaagtcAAAACGTTTGActaattttttttcaattttcttatGGTTTAGGGACGACCGTCACTGTTAGGCCCCTCACGCCTCAAATTTTCCGAAcatcataaaaataaaataattacctGAGCAAGGAAATCATCATCCGAATCCATTCCGAAACTTGAATAATCCAACTTTTTAACAGCAGCTTCTTGCCAAGTAACTTGAGCATGGTAAACCCAAGCATGATTCCCTTTTGCAACAAATGACATTGGACTAAAATTATCAGTCACATCTTTTAAATCATCTAATGTATAAACTGCTCTTGGTGCTTTCATTCCGTCTATTGCATTCCATATATCCATTTTTTTCGACTTAGTCAACTTGTTGACTAAGTATAAACAGAATATAGAGATATTCTAATATAATAAACTcgtaaaattaaattaaacatgTAAATTCCTCG from Silene latifolia isolate original U9 population chromosome 2, ASM4854445v1, whole genome shotgun sequence encodes the following:
- the LOC141633286 gene encoding uncharacterized protein LOC141633286, producing MDIWNAIDGMKAPRAVYTLDDLKDVTDNFSPMSFVAKGNHAWVYHAQVTWQEAAVKKLDYSSFGMDSDDDFLAQVNVLFTLQHEHVTRLMGYCMENDKRYLVYEFGSLGSLHDVLHGRKGIEGAEPGPILTWAQRAKIAYGAAKGLEYLHETIDPPIVHGDVRSSNVLLFYDYRSKIADFDLKRAVPDSTAPCTRSPGSNGYNGPECAMTGKMTEKSDVYSFGVILLELLTGRKAVDYTLPKGQQSLVSWATPFLSADKVEQIVDPKLNGDFPTKAVAKVAALAELCIQYEPDFRPNMRIMVMGLESLQEEPEEASVVAVGEGGVKVYSMDELNEATNNFNHMSLIAKSCYASVFRTFYKTGEGQVTAVKKLDMSIAQDSDADFAAQLSVVSALKDGNLVELLGYCLEENNRILVYEFATMGSLHDVLYGRKQVSGSKPGPDLTWDQRARIAYGAAKGLKYLHETIDPPIVHGGVRSSNVLLFDSLIIPPDYNSKIADFNLTNALLGTTQDLGYVLFHIVLNNSTSNCITRKSDIYDFGVVLLELLTGRKPVDDTLPEEQRDLVTWATPYLNAENVEQIIDAKLNGDFPLEDVVKVAEMAGLCIQDDPDSRPDMSTVAEALET